The DNA window AATGCGATGCATCACATATAGATCAGTTTTACCAATTAACTATTAATCATTTTGTATTGCTGCACTGCAGAATACAAACCCTTTTCTCCAGCAAAACCTTGATGGCTACCCCAAATATGTTGCTGGTGGTGAGGCAATGGCAGCGGCCGGTGATGAATTCCATCAGCAATTCTTGAAGCTGCCAGCATCAACCCCTTATGACACCTTCCTCAAGGCTGCTGGCTGTTGATGCTATAAATCCAATGCAGGCAGCCACGAATTAAACCCCGGCGACTAATTAATTGTATGTATGAGTAGAGCTTCCTCTTAACAACATATTCTGTAATCCATTGTATGCGTAGAGCTTCCTCTTAATTGCAAGATgcaaattttctcttttgatgATCCGATCCAACGGTTGGTAACCACCTGAATGCACGACATACATCACATTTCACACCTGCATTTGATCTTGCAACGGCGGAGGAAACGCACGCTTCCATTTAAGGGGCGATTGCATTGTCAAACTGCAAAGTAGCTAGCtggagcatctccaagagaatgatTAAATGACActctatattaaattttagtaattatattgaaaaataatttttaagagACCATTCATATAACTTTGACATGTCATCTGAATGGCTAAACTCGTTACTTCGATGACCAAATATGGCGTCATAGGGATAAGCTTATATGTTTTAGAGAAATTTAGAGAGCGGATATGAAGAGTTTGTTGAAGGTGTtgaagtttctaaattttgaataatggGAACTAGCCTTAGGATTTACAAAGTAAGGATAAGAGCCTTGAAGTGTACATCAATTTaaagatataatatttcaCAGGATAgctaaattgagatttaaagatataaattttaaccatGCTCTTGTAGATGTTCTTGGAGGAGAAGCATTGGTGGTGTGATGTAAAGTATTGAAACCGAAtagcatattttcaaataaacaatagtttatgaataaaaaattatatatgttatgtgtttttagatatctaaaagcaaaaggtgaaaaataacctttgatgaaaaaatcctaaaaaactctaaatttaagactaaaaatttaaattttaatttataagcataaacaaaaacaaaaagacgaGGTGTTGGGTGCGTTACTCTATCCACTAGGGTTCAACTTTGTGCTCATAAACATGAAATACAAAATGGGTTTTGAATAGAAATTTATTGAAGCTAGGGAGCAAGTCTCCGTATCGTCCcatgcacatttttttttcttggctttgttcatattttttcacGCCTTACCAGCTCGTGTAGTAACAAAACCTCACGGTCTTCGTGAAAGCATTAGTGGCCGGTTTATAAAAACCGATTGGTTTTGGCTGGTATCCGTATAAAATTGACCGAAAGACGTTGGTTTTACCGAGTTTCACTCCGTTTTTGACGAATTGGTGTGGAGCGGGTTTTactcccaaaataaaaaaaatgatagtaAAAAATCGAatagcatatttacaaatgaaacataatttgtgaatattttttataaatatatccttAGTGATGGAAAAgtcattgaaaaataaactatgagaaaaaactttaaaatctgctccaaatttaatccaaatttaatgttgaaaactTAAATATTGGTCGGTAGgcataaacaaaaatgaaaatgaaaagacGTGGACGAAAGAAAATCCTTAAATAAGATCATTTGTATTAATACTTCTACAGTATTACTCACTAACATGTGAGATTAATAGCACATGAGGACCATACGTCATTAAACAGTACTACAGAGGATTTAGACTCCGAGTACTTGTATGCAAGCTAATGTTAGCCTCTGAAGTTCGGttttcaagatattttttagataaaaaaagctttattaattttagataattaCATCGGTTAATGCAATAAGTTAAAGATCACTTTCGGCGAAGAGCTAGATGATGACGATCTCCAACTGAAGCTTCATAGACAAAGTACGATTATATAAGGTTAACGCATTAGTCAGACcatgtttaaaaaacataaaaaataaaacaattattaaTCAGGATTAAGAAACAAGAGAGTGGGCGGCCACCAATCCTCCTCCTAGTGCCATCCGTACATCGTGCGACGCGTTCGTACGTACCTGGCCTCTTCTGTCCAagcacaaaaaaacaaatattttttgttattttcgtACCATTTCGCCCTCTTCCGGACACTCTGTCATCAACGTCGTTGACAACTCACAGCTAGCACcgataaattttatgttttctatGATATCTCAGGGGctatttagttttcaaaaaatttcacccaaaaacatcacatcaaatctttgaacatctaaatagagtattaaacgtagacaaaacgaaaaactaattgcatatttatgtgagaaatcgtgagacgaatcttttgagactaattagtacgtgattagccataagtactacagtaaccaacatgcgctaatgacagattaattaggctcaaaagatttgtctcacggtttctaggcggaatctgaaatttattttataattagactatgtttaatactttaaatatgtgtttaaagttttgacgtgatgtttttgcaaaatctttttacaatctaaacatggccttagaaTTCTCTCTTGGACTACTATATAGTATATCtgatcctctctctcttctgtgTAGGGTCCATTCTTTCTTCCGataaactaaattaattaacacctTATTTTtacgcttatgcttatataaaCCGAAATTTGAAgcttcaatcttaaatttggagttgactAAGGTATTTttatcgaaatttattttacagccttggttttagatcactaagattttttttcataaattatttttcattgcatatatatcgtttcgtttttttcGTGGAATACCCGAACAATCACCCCAGGTCTGGCACGATTCTTTTTTCCTTGTAGTTTTCATCAGATTATACGAGTGACTGTTTCGTGACTTTGAGTTCAAATTCAGAACTTGAACGATTGTGTATTCTCTCTACTAATTTCGAGGGTGActgggaaaaaaaagcaaacgatatatttgtaaatgaaaaataatttatgaataaaatatttatatatttattcttagagataaaaaaagtcaagactaaaaaataaactacttaaaaaaaccacatgatcaactttaaatttaaagttaaaaattaaaattttgacttataaatataagcaaaagcgaaaggACGGTATCTTGGACCTCAGGTTCCTGCAGCAAAGGTTTTAGGAGGATAATGATTGTATATAGATTTCGGATAAAGAATTGAACTGCAAAtctatttcttgtttttattttagcaaTAGACCGTTATCTCTATCGTGTTCCAAATAGTTTCTCTTGCTtttcgttaatttttttattttacagttgTTTTGAACTCCAAATTACTTTATAACAATAACTTTTTCAAAACAATTGGaatgaattattttattagtaaaaacaatatttacaCAAGTGAATGTGATTTGATGAACCCATTTTATACTATGAATGTGGTAATTGCGAAAGTTCAGGTAGAGTTCGGTTTTCTTGTTTGCCATAGCTACATGCATTACAGCACATACCTGCAAAAAAGAATATTACGTTAAAGTAGTTTCACTGATATACTTGCATATAGAACTATAAATGACGGTGCCAATCTTAATTAGCAGGTGATTTTTTAACATGCCAAATTATTTATAGCATGGCCCATGCTTTTTTGCAGAAAAGCCGGTTACTAAACCAACAAATATCCTGGAACAACAACAGCTAACTACGTACTACTACAGCTAATTGACTCCTTAATTcctcatcaaaatttaaaaaatattttttaagaaaaaacagaCCCAAACCAAATCATTATACTAGTACTCCACATAGCTCCATATCTCCAGCTTAAATTAGTGAAGATCACACACACCCACAACACTACTTCCCCCATGCATATTCCTACCAACAGCCACTGACAACAGGGCCCCACCAACTGCCTCAACCAAaccgggcccacctgtcatcgAGGCACCTCTACCATGGGACGTGGTGGAACAACACAAACGTGTTTGCAATTAAAAACAACACAAACGTGTTTGCAATTAAAAACGGCACACTTGCTGCAAAGGCTACAGCTTTGGTTGGGATGCGATTATCTCCTGCCCAACCCAACCAAACTGAACCAAATTAATAACCTGCAGTGCAGCTCGAATGCTTCGATCGCCGTACTAGTATAAGAATCCCCCATTGCTCGATCGATTCTTTCATCATATCCATCTAGATCATATCGagcttttgtttctttggaAGCAAGATTTGATCTTGGCAAGAAAGGTTTGGTCTTGGCCGGGTTTTCTTGCAAGAAAGATTTGAGCTTGGgttggatgatgatgatgggatACTTCCGGGCGCCGAGGAGGAaggcggggagggaggagggcgtgcgggcggcgctgctcgtcggcggcggcggcggcggcgaggagggggcGGTGCCCAGGGGCTACTTCGCGGTGTAcgtcggcgcggaggcgaggcGGTTCGTGGTGCCGACGAGCTACCTCGGCCAGCCGGCGTTCCGGGAGCTGAtggagcgcgcggcggaggagttcGGCTTCGCCCAGGCCggcggcctccgcctcccgtGCCGCGAGGAGGACTTCGaggccaccgtcgccgcgctcGAGGCCACCGCcgcacgccaccgccggcggccgaccggcggcggcggcggcaggaggagcggcggcgccggcgtgatCGTCAAGGCCAGATCATTGTAGCTACTGCATGCAGATATAGAAGCagaaaaaattcagaaagaaaagaaatcattTGGTTGATTCTATTTTACATGTACAAGCTAGCATGTTTGATGGTCTATTGAATGATCGAAATCTCCATTGTTCATACATGTGTGATGAATCATCAAGAAACAGTAGATGGATTGATAGACACTATGAAGAATTACTGGTGATTTCTTCAAAGACTCTGAGACTGACACTGAAGGTGAGAAAATTGCATCGATCTTGGTCTAATCCCTCTGGTTAACCAGCAGCTTTTAATT is part of the Oryza brachyantha chromosome 2, ObraRS2, whole genome shotgun sequence genome and encodes:
- the LOC121053440 gene encoding auxin-induced protein 15A-like, whose amino-acid sequence is MMMMGYFRAPRRKAGREEGVRAALLVGGGGGGEEGAVPRGYFAVYVGAEARRFVVPTSYLGQPAFRELMERAAEEFGFAQAGGLRLPCREEDFEATVAALEIY